One Aegilops tauschii subsp. strangulata cultivar AL8/78 chromosome 7, Aet v6.0, whole genome shotgun sequence genomic window carries:
- the LOC109760128 gene encoding E3 ubiquitin-protein ligase SINA-like 10, giving the protein MVVHEEGEIMQTEQDPTMELSMVSMDLTLLHCPLCLRPLKPPVYECKGGHLACADCCVERPGNQRQCQKCERGGGFDVRNTAVDAVLSSARVECPHEGCGLYVTYHKLADHLSVCPLAPCKCLVPVCGYEGPPPALSHHINTVHAMPMHRIQYGNALQLQVPLSEPRLLPFAEEDGRAFFLVGGVLDIGAPIAVSVVCIKAGASPLPHYMAKLWANGPPGEPKGRTDAVKVEMEVTCSKDPGDVAVQELTFFTIPPKPLAGAKLVSLHIQIDKLTS; this is encoded by the exons atggttgtgcacgaggagggcgagatcatgcagacggaacaggacccgacgatggagctctctatggtctcgatggacctcaccttgctccactgccccttgtgcctccgccccttgaagcctccagtgtatgag tgcaagggagggcacctggcctgcgcggactgttgcgtcgagcgccccgggaaccagcggcagtgccagaagtgcgagcgtggcggtggcttcgacgtgcggaacacggcggtggacgccgtcctctcctcggcgagggtggagtgcccgcacgaaggttgtgggctctacgtcacttaccacaagctcgccgatcacctgagcgtgtgtccgctcgcgccctgcaaatgcctcgtgcccgtctgcggctacgaaggcccgccgccagcgctctcccaccacatcaacACCGTGCATGCCATGCCCATGCataggatccagtacggcaacgcgctccagctgcaagtgccactgtcggagccacgactcttgccgttcgcggaggaggacggccgcgcatttttcttggtcggcggcgtgctcgacatcggcgcgcctatcgccgtgtcggtcgtctgcatcaaaGCGGGGGCATCCCCACTACCGCACTACATGGcgaagctgtgggcgaacggcccgccgggggagcccaaaggcaggaccgacgctgtcaaggtggaaatggaggtgacatgcagcaaggatcccggcgatgTCGCCGTGCAGGAGCTCACCTTCTTCACAATTCCACCCAAGccgctggccggggctaagctggtgtccctccacattcagattgacaagctcacgtcctaa